A window of Nocardia arthritidis genomic DNA:
CGCCGCCGCTGCTCCTCGATGGCCAGGATCCGGTCGCCGACCACCGTCCGCCACGCGCCGCCCTCCGCCGAAAGCATGGCCGCGATCTCGTCCAAACTGAGCTGACCCAACTCCTGCCACAACTGGATCAGACCGATCCGATGCACCTGATCCGCGCCGAACTGCCGCACCCCCGCCCGCCGCGCCGTCGCCCGGATCAGCCCCCGCTCCTCCCAATACCGCACAGCCGATACGGTCAGCCCGAACCGCCGCGCCACCTCGGCGATACCCATCAACTCGGTTTCCGGATCCACCCCACCATTCGACCGGGCGCGGCGGCGCCGTTCAACACGCCCGTCGTCAGGCGACGGTGGTTTCGAGGTGGGAGCCGGTTCGGGTGCGGCGGACGTGCAGGCGGCTCGGGATGCGCTGGCGCATCTCGTCGACGTGACTCACCACGCCGACGACGCGGCCGCCCGCCCGCAATTCGTCGAGGACGCCCATGACGGCATCCAGGGTGTCGGCGTCCAGGCCGCCGAAACCCTCATCGATGAAAAGGGTGTCCAGGACGATGCCGCCGGATTCGGCGGCGACGGTGTCGGCGAGGCCGAGCGCGAGCGACAGCGATGCCATGAAAGTCTCGCCGCCCGAAAGGGTTTTCGCGGGTCGGATGGCGCCGGTGTAATCGTCGCGGATATCGAGGCCGAGCCCGCCGCGACGCCCGTGCTTGCCCGCCCGGTCGGTGTGCACGAATTCGTAACGGCCGCCGGACATTCGGCGCAGCCGCACCGACCCGGCCAACGCCACCTCCTCCAGCCGGGCGGCAAGTACATAGGAGCGCAGCGACATTCGCCGATTGTTCGCGCCACGGCCCGCCACCACATCGGCGAGCTGGTCCAGCTCATCGTGGGCGCGCTGGATCGGCGCGATGCGATCGATCGCCGCCCACAGCTGCCCGCCGAGATCCTCGAGCCGATTGACGCGATTGTGCGCCTCCGCATGCGCGGCCACCGCCGCATCCGAACGAGCACGGGCCGCGGACACTTCGGCGTCGAGCTCGGCCGGGTCGGCGGGCTCCCGGTCGGCCGCGGCCTGGATCTCCGGTTCGGCAAGCACCGCGGCGGCGTGTGCCCGCGACCGGTCGGCATCGACCAATTCCGTGTCGATCTCCCGCTGGCGCTGCGGTGTCCGGGTCGCCGCGGTGACAACCTTCGCGTATGCCGTGAGCAGCGCGATGTCGTCGCGGGGTGCGCGGGGCTCGATTATATCGGAATCGCTTGCCGCGGTGGGTGTCTCGGGTTCCGGCTCCGGCTCATCGAGGTCGAACAAGGCGAATTCCGTTGCGGCTGACGTCTCTTCGCGTGCGCCACCCAGGTCTCCCGATGTGCCCGAATCGCCAGCAATACTGCCCTTCGACAAGGCCGTTTCGGCGGCGATGATGGCTCGGCTTGCCGGGGCGGCTGGACCGCTGGAGCTGTCGATCGTTCCGGAACTGACCGGCGCATCGGTTTCGAATCCCTCCGGAATGAAACCTGCTGCACGGGCCAGGTTTTCGACGCGGTCGGCGATGGTGGTGATCTGTTCGCGGGCGGTGATGGCCTCGGTGCGGGCGTCGCGCAGTTCGGTGGCACCGGTGATCAGGGCGTCGAGGCGGGCGCGGCGGCGATCGATGGTTTCGTCGGCGCCCGCCGCGGTGCGCAGGCGGGTCCGCAGTTCTTCGAGGCGGGTCTCGGCGGATGCGATGCGGGTGGCGACGGTGCCGCGGCGGGTATCGGATTCGCGGAGTTCCTCGTGCAGGCGGGTTTCCTCGGCGCGCAGGCGGGACAGCGCCGCGGTGAGGTTGTCGGCGTTGGCGGCGGACTCGGCGGCATCGGAGTACCCGTCGGTGGCCCGGCGGAGGGCAGCGGCCAACTCGACCCGATCGGTATCGCCGCCGCGCGCGATGAGCGCCTCGATCTCCTTCTCCAGACCGGTGATTCGATCGAGCAGCCGGTCACGCTCGCGTTCGGCGGCCTGTTCGGCGGCGCTCGCCGCATCCTCGGCCTCCTTGGCGACCGCGCTCGCGGTCGGACGTGCCGGGTCCGGGTGATCGGCCGAGCCGCATACCGTACACGGCACGCCGTCGACCAGCTGACCCGCCAATTCCGCTGCCATACCGGCCAATCGGCGCTCACGCAGCTCGAGCACCCGTTCCTTCGCGTCCAGGTGCGCCGTGCGCGCCCGGTCGAAGTCCACCCGCGCATGGTCGAGACTCGTTCGCCGCGAGGCCAATTCGACAGCGGCGGCAGCGGCCGCCTGCAAGCGCTCGCACTCCGCGGTGAGCACCGGCAGGGTGGCCGCGGCCGTCGTCGCCTCCCGTACCCGCGCCTCCATCCCCAGAATGGCGTCGGGCAACTGCTCACGCCGCCCGGTCAACTCGGCCACCCGATTCGCCAAAGCGCCTTCCTCCCGGCGCAATTCGGCGATCTCACCGGCCAACCGATCCGCATCCTCCGCATCGGCCCGCACCTCGTCCAGCGCCCCGATCAGCCCGCTCCACCGCCGGATGGCCCCGTCCAGATCAGCGTCGGCCCGCACCACAGGCACCAGATCCGAGCTCACTCCCGAAGCCCCATCCGGCGAGATCGCCCCCGGTCGACCCGTCCCAGCCGCAACCGACCGGGCGGCCAATCGATCCGCCCCAGCCCCACTCGACCCAGCAGGCGACCGATCCGCCCCGGCTCCACCTGACCCCGCAGGCAATCGATCCGACCCAACCCCACTCAACTCGACGGACGATCGACCCGTCCCAGCCCCGCCCGATCCAACGGCCAATCCGCCCGACCCGGTCCCACTCGATCCAGCGGGCGACCGATCCGATCCAACCTCGCCCAGCTCGACGGACGATCGGCCGATCACAGCCCCGCCCGGTCCAGCGGGCGACCGATCCGACCCGACCCCATCCAACTCGACGGACGATCGGCCTATCACAGCTCCACTCGATCCAGCGGGCGACCGATCCGCCCCAGCCCCGCTCGACCTCGCGGGCGATAGTCCGGAATCCGCCGGTCCCGGCGTATCCCGCTGCCCGACAGCCGATTTCCGACTATCGGGCCGCTCGGTGCCGGTGTCGGTGGGGCGCTGCCCTGCCGCTGGGGTGTAGTCGGGGGGCTCGTACTCGATCAGGTCTTGGCCGCCGAGGTCGGCGCCTGCGGGTTCGAGGATGAGGGCGGCGAGTCGTCGGGCGGCTGTATGGCTTTCGGCGTCGCGGCGGCGGCTGAGGCGGACGGCGGAGCGGGCCTCGTCGATGGCGGCGGCGACCGGTTCGGCACGGCGCGCGGCGTCGAGTTCGGCGGTGAGCGCGGCGCGGTGGTCGGCGGTGGCCGCGTATGCGTCGAGCTGCGCACGCGCCTGGGCCAGTCGGCGGCGCAGCTCGCGCAGGCGGCGCTGGTCCTCGGCGCGATCGCGCAGTGCGGTGAATTCGCGTTGGCGCACTTCGGATTCCGCGGCGGCGGTGGTGAGGTCCGCGCGGGCGGCGGCGAGCAGGTCCTGTGACCAGGCGACCGCGTCCGGGATCTCCACCGCCTCGGTGACCGAGCGGCCCGCCGCCATCGTCACGCCATCGATCAGGCGGTGGATGCTGTCGGTGCGCGATTTGAGATCGGCCTCCGAGGCGCGCCGCTTATCCGCGAGCCACTGTTCCGCGGTGCCGAATCGCGCCGTGTCGAAGAGCTTTTCGAGCAGCTTTTCCCGATCCTCGTTCTCGGCGCGCAGGAATCGCGCGAAATCACCCTGCGGTAGCAGCACCACCTGGAAGAACTGGTCGGCGCTCATACCGAGCAGGCGGATGATCTCATCACCGATATCCGGTATGCGGGAAAGGTTTTCGCCGCGGCCGTCGAGCCAGGTCAGGGTGGCTTTCGCCGGGTCGGTGCGCATGCCGGTGCCGCGCAGTTTGGGCCGCTCGTACTCCGGAATACGGGTGATGCGCAACCGCCGCCCGCCGAGGGTGGCCTCCAGCACGACCTGCGGCGGCGTCTGCACCGGCGCATGGTCGGAATGCAGTCGCTTGCTCTCCCCTCGCGCGCCGGGCACCCGTCCGTACAGCGCGAACGCGATCGCATCGAGCACCGTGGTCTTGCCTGCACCGGTCTGCCCGTGTAGCAGGAACAGCCCGTCGGCGCCGAGCGTGTCGAAATCGACGACCGTGGTCTCGGCGAACGGGCCGAACGCGGTCATCTCCAGCCGATGCAGCCTCATGCGTGCCGCTCCGATGTCCCCCGGCGACCGGCGATGAACCTATCCAATTCGCGCAGGGTCACGCGGCGGCCCGATCGGTCGCCGTGTCGTGGGCTGGCCTCATGCCGAAAGCTCCTGCGCCACGGCGGTTTCGGCGGCGACGGCGGCCCGCTCTGTCACCGACGCCGCGAGCGCCCGCTCCAGCCAAACCATCTCGCCCGCCGTCGGTTCGCCCCTGACGTCGGTGAGGAAGCTGTGCGCTACTTCGGTATCGCGGCGGCCGTGCACTCGCTCACGGTAGCGCAATTCCGGATTACCTTCCGGCCGTTGCCATTCCATGTGCACCGCATGTGGAAACCTGACGCGCAGTTTGCGCAGTGCGTCCACCGGACGGGCCCGGTCGGTCAGGGTGGCCGACACGTAATGGTCCTCGACCGCCGAATACTCCGGCGCGGAGAGCAATTCGTCGAGCGTGCCGGTGAGCCTGCTCAGCCCGCGCACGACCGGCAGGTCGCGCCGCTCGACCGAGCACAGCCCATGTGCGTCCAGTTCCACCAACCACACCGCCTTGCGATGGGAGTTCTCCGCGAACGAATACGGCAGCGGCGAACCGGAATACCGCACCGATTCGGACAGCGTCTGCGGCGAATGCAGATGACCGAGCGCCACGTAATCGATACCGTCGAAGGCCGACAGCGGCACGGTTTCCACACCGCCCACCGAGATGGATCGCTCCGATCCGGTGGCCTCGGCGCCGACGACGAATGCGTGCGCGAGCACGACGGTGCGCGGATTGCCGCGCGCGGCCGCGTCGGCCCGGACTCGGCCCATCGCGGCGTCCAGGATTTCGGCATGCGAACGTGCCTGCGGCACACCGAGTTCGGCTCTGGTGATCTCCGGCTCGAGGTAGGGGATGCCATAGAAGGCGACCTCGCCGTGCGTGTCGGCGAGCAGCACCGGCTCGGCGCAGGCCGCGACCGTGGTGCGCAGATACAACCCGCCCGCCGCCGCGAAGCTCGCGCCGGCGCCGAGCCGCGCGGGTGAATCATGGTTGCCGGAGGTGGCCACGATCCGGGCACCCGCCGCGCGAATGGCCTCGAATCCGCGATTGCACACCGCGATCGCGTCGGCGCTGGGAATGGATCTGTCGTACACGTCCCCGGGCAGCACGACGACGTCGACGGATGCCGCGGCGACCAGGTCCGCGATGGCGGCCAGCGAACTGGCCTGGTCGGCAAGCAGATCGACCCCGTGGAACGTGCGCCCGATGTGCCAGTCCGAGGTGTGCAGCAGCCGCATGCCGCGAAACGCTAGGCCACCGCACCGACACGTTTCAATTGCCCGGCCACCCGTGTTGCGGTTGCCGCATGTCCGCCCGGCGTGTTCGACGGAGGCCGAATCGTGTCCGGCGGCACAGAAGTGTCCGAACACCGTTGCACCCATTCGGACCTCGGAGTATGGCCGCATCAGCATCCCGGTCGGTCGAGTTTGCCCGACACGCTGCTGTCCGGTTGCTCGCCGCCCGAACTTGTCGGTGGGCTAGGGCACCATCTCTGCCATGACCGCACCGATGCTGTTCGCGCTGCTGATGGTGTTCGCCGCCGGGTTCGGCCTGGGCTGGCTCGGCCGTGCCGCGCGCACCGGCCACCGCGCCGATACCGCCGCGGCCCGAATGGCAGGCGCGGAGGCGAAATTGGCGGCCGTCCGGGAAAACGAGCACCTGCTCCGGCAGTCGTTGAGCGCCGCCAGCGAAGATTCGGCACGCAGGCATTCGCATGCCATCGGAACAATGGTCGAGCCGCTGCGCGAGGCGCTCGGCGCGCTGAACCAGCACATCCAGCAGATAGAACAGCATCGCCTCAGCGCGTATGCGGGTCTGCGCGAACAGGTCGCGGGTATGCAGCGCACCTCGCATCAGCTCGCGGGCCAGACCAGTCAATTGGTTGCCGCGCTGCGGGCGCCGCAGATTCGCGGGCGCTGGGGCGAGATCCAATTGGAACGGGTAGTCGAGTTGGCGGGCATGTCCAGGCACTGCGACTTCGACACCCAGGTCACCAGGTCCGCTCGCGGCGACGGCACGGCCGACCGCGCCGGCTCGGTCCGCCCCGACCTGGTCGTGCACCTCGCGGGCAAGCGGCAGATCGTCGTCGACGCGAAGGTGCCGTTCACCGCCTATCTGGAGGCATGCACCACCGACGATCCCGATGCCCGCGCCGAACTGCTCACCCGGCACGCCAAACAGCTGCGCGCGCATATCGATCAACTCGCCGACAAGGCCTACTGGGCGGCATTCGATCCGGCTCCGGAATTCGTGGTGCTGTTCGTCCCCGGCGATCCGTTCCTCGACGCCGCGCTGACCACCGACGCCGAATTACTCGAGTACGCATTCGGCCGGAACGTGATCCTCGCGACGCCGACCACCCTCATCGCGCTATTGCGCACCATCGCGTTCGGCTGGCGGCAGGAGGCGCTGTCCAGGGATATGGCAACCGTGCAGCAATTGGGTAGGGAACTCTATGCCCGGCTCGGTATGACCGGTCGGCACCTCGACCGACTCGGCGCGCAACTCGGCAAAACCGTCGAGGCTTTCAACTACACGGTGGCGTCGGTCGAGTCCCGGGTCATGGTGACCGCCCGGAAACTCCATGATCTGGAAATCGCCGAACAGGAGGTGCC
This region includes:
- a CDS encoding MerR family transcriptional regulator, encoding MDPETELMGIAEVARRFGLTVSAVRYWEERGLIRATARRAGVRQFGADQVHRIGLIQLWQELGQLSLDEIAAMLSAEGGAWRTVVGDRILAIEEQRRRLAEMRAQLEHLLVCPSPHPAGQCAFMREVVAQRMAGNRIAPMDLDTGVG
- a CDS encoding DNA recombination protein RmuC; this encodes MTAPMLFALLMVFAAGFGLGWLGRAARTGHRADTAAARMAGAEAKLAAVRENEHLLRQSLSAASEDSARRHSHAIGTMVEPLREALGALNQHIQQIEQHRLSAYAGLREQVAGMQRTSHQLAGQTSQLVAALRAPQIRGRWGEIQLERVVELAGMSRHCDFDTQVTRSARGDGTADRAGSVRPDLVVHLAGKRQIVVDAKVPFTAYLEACTTDDPDARAELLTRHAKQLRAHIDQLADKAYWAAFDPAPEFVVLFVPGDPFLDAALTTDAELLEYAFGRNVILATPTTLIALLRTIAFGWRQEALSRDMATVQQLGRELYARLGMTGRHLDRLGAQLGKTVEAFNYTVASVESRVMVTARKLHDLEIAEQEVPAIHRVDSWPRAVGFADAGD
- a CDS encoding exonuclease SbcCD subunit D yields the protein MRLLHTSDWHIGRTFHGVDLLADQASSLAAIADLVAAASVDVVVLPGDVYDRSIPSADAIAVCNRGFEAIRAAGARIVATSGNHDSPARLGAGASFAAAGGLYLRTTVAACAEPVLLADTHGEVAFYGIPYLEPEITRAELGVPQARSHAEILDAAMGRVRADAAARGNPRTVVLAHAFVVGAEATGSERSISVGGVETVPLSAFDGIDYVALGHLHSPQTLSESVRYSGSPLPYSFAENSHRKAVWLVELDAHGLCSVERRDLPVVRGLSRLTGTLDELLSAPEYSAVEDHYVSATLTDRARPVDALRKLRVRFPHAVHMEWQRPEGNPELRYRERVHGRRDTEVAHSFLTDVRGEPTAGEMVWLERALAASVTERAAVAAETAVAQELSA
- a CDS encoding AAA family ATPase — translated: MRLHRLEMTAFGPFAETTVVDFDTLGADGLFLLHGQTGAGKTTVLDAIAFALYGRVPGARGESKRLHSDHAPVQTPPQVVLEATLGGRRLRITRIPEYERPKLRGTGMRTDPAKATLTWLDGRGENLSRIPDIGDEIIRLLGMSADQFFQVVLLPQGDFARFLRAENEDREKLLEKLFDTARFGTAEQWLADKRRASEADLKSRTDSIHRLIDGVTMAAGRSVTEAVEIPDAVAWSQDLLAAARADLTTAAAESEVRQREFTALRDRAEDQRRLRELRRRLAQARAQLDAYAATADHRAALTAELDAARRAEPVAAAIDEARSAVRLSRRRDAESHTAARRLAALILEPAGADLGGQDLIEYEPPDYTPAAGQRPTDTGTERPDSRKSAVGQRDTPGPADSGLSPARSSGAGADRSPAGSSGAVIGRSSVELDGVGSDRSPAGPGGAVIGRSSVELGEVGSDRSPAGSSGTGSGGLAVGSGGAGTGRSSVELSGVGSDRLPAGSGGAGADRSPAGSSGAGADRLAARSVAAGTGRPGAISPDGASGVSSDLVPVVRADADLDGAIRRWSGLIGALDEVRADAEDADRLAGEIAELRREEGALANRVAELTGRREQLPDAILGMEARVREATTAAATLPVLTAECERLQAAAAAAVELASRRTSLDHARVDFDRARTAHLDAKERVLELRERRLAGMAAELAGQLVDGVPCTVCGSADHPDPARPTASAVAKEAEDAASAAEQAAERERDRLLDRITGLEKEIEALIARGGDTDRVELAAALRRATDGYSDAAESAANADNLTAALSRLRAEETRLHEELRESDTRRGTVATRIASAETRLEELRTRLRTAAGADETIDRRRARLDALITGATELRDARTEAITAREQITTIADRVENLARAAGFIPEGFETDAPVSSGTIDSSSGPAAPASRAIIAAETALSKGSIAGDSGTSGDLGGAREETSAATEFALFDLDEPEPEPETPTAASDSDIIEPRAPRDDIALLTAYAKVVTAATRTPQRQREIDTELVDADRSRAHAAAVLAEPEIQAAADREPADPAELDAEVSAARARSDAAVAAHAEAHNRVNRLEDLGGQLWAAIDRIAPIQRAHDELDQLADVVAGRGANNRRMSLRSYVLAARLEEVALAGSVRLRRMSGGRYEFVHTDRAGKHGRRGGLGLDIRDDYTGAIRPAKTLSGGETFMASLSLALGLADTVAAESGGIVLDTLFIDEGFGGLDADTLDAVMGVLDELRAGGRVVGVVSHVDEMRQRIPSRLHVRRTRTGSHLETTVA